A region from the Acyrthosiphon pisum isolate AL4f chromosome A1, pea_aphid_22Mar2018_4r6ur, whole genome shotgun sequence genome encodes:
- the Mrpl17 gene encoding 39S ribosomal protein L17, mitochondrial: MNQAEVSQLVSKLRIRINPRHKNLKCPEGPQGRLNKLRKTVNALFKYERLELNYTLADETRGYAERLISEAIRHGDTHKPTMEMADYWIEEKQLIHKLFKVLVPRFNDYQTSYTMLYRAPKAYPEIVYPRSVLELRGNPFPAILPQRSDQRNFIHNVLLDEAKKAYRAEKYEEITKSLEEQRDE, from the exons ATGAATCAAGCAGAGGTTTCGCAGTTAGTGTCCAAACTGAGAATACGCATCAATCCTCGgcataagaatttaaaatgtcccgAAGGACCACAGGGTCGGTTAAATAAATTGCGTAAGACCGTCAATGCTCTGTTCAAATACGAACGTTTAGAATTGAATTATACCTTGGCCGATGAGACCAGAGGGTACGCAGAACGA TTGATATCCGAGGCCATTAGGCATGGGGATACACACAAACCAACCATGGAGATGGCCGACTATTGGATAGAAGAGAAACAGTTGATTCATAAATTGTTCAAAGTACTGGTACCGCGGTTTAATGACTATCAGACTTCATACACAATGTTATACCGGGCGCCAAAAGCATACCCAGAAATTGTGTATCCCCGCTCTGTTCTAGAACTCAGAG GCAATCCGTTTCCAGCAATTCTGCCTCAGCGATCAGATCAAAGAAATTTTATACACAATGTTCTATTGGATGAAGCCAAGAAGGCATATAGGGCTGAGAAATATGAGGAGATAACCAAATCTCTCGAAGAACAACGGGATGAATAA
- the LOC103309109 gene encoding digestive organ expansion factor homolog — MEDDPFLARYTYDLSPELITCLNDKPPLEEETILEWSELGKLIFKKPKLTLVEDRRVKALEETRPFAKLPKVPVVVDSVKKLVLHKQLASNIKNVTKFQLELLSIITRYHDFSYTERNFDNAEELRYCYCIHAINHVLKSRDIVVENNDKKDGDEDELRDQGLTRPKVLILVPFKDSAYRIINMMISLLSPKENFNVVHKNRFVEEFTGGELTLPRKNPKPEDFEKTFVGNIDDAFRIGMAVTKSSLKLYENFYNSDIIIASPLGLRMIIGAEGESSRDYDFLSSVEVLMFDQSEIFLMQNWDHVLHIMNHFHLQPKEAHGTDLQRVRNWSINGLSKHYRQTILFSSCKLPNLMAILKNRCASYGGSVSVVNPIITGTISHVVCSLKQFYHKLNSKTPTESIKQRFEYFINKILTQLQASSEKHVLIYVPSYFDFVCIRNYLKTEDYSFVQISEYTKPGKVARARDLFYHGECQILLYSERFHFYNRTKIRGIENIIFYQLPTIAGFYSELCNSIIDNDGCTRNITALYSHYDACVLTSIVGTQRAKYMLTSEQKIHMFHSGT, encoded by the coding sequence ATGGAAGACGATCCGTTTTTAGCACGTTACACTTACGATTTATCTCCAGAATTAATCACCTGTTTGAACGACAAACCTCCACTCGAAGAGGAAACTATTTTAGAATGGTCTGAGTTGGGCAAACTTATATTCAAAAAACCAAAACTAACTTTAGTCGAAGACCGTCGCGTCAAGGCATTGGAAGAAACTCGACCGTTTGCCAAGCTGCCCAAAGTACCTGTGGTTGTGGACAGTgttaaaaaattggttttgcacAAGCAACTtgcatcaaatattaaaaacgtcaCTAAATTCCAATTAGAACTGTTGTCAATAATTACTAGGTACCATGATTTCAGTTACACAGAAAGAAATTTTGATAATGCAGAAGAATTGCGGTATTGTTACTGTATTCATGCCATTAATCATGTACTTAAGAGTCGAGACAttgttgttgaaaataatgataaaaaagatGGTGATGAAGATGAATTGCGTGATCAGGGTCTTACCAGACCcaaagtattaattttagtcCCATTTAAAGATTCGGCATATCGAATTATAAACATGATGATATCTCTTTTGTCTCCCaaagaaaattttaatgtaGTGCATAAAAACAGATTTGTAGAAGAATTCACCGGTGGTGAATTGACGTTACCTAGAAAAAATCCTAAACCAGAAGACTTTGAGAAAACATTTGTCGGAAACATTGATGATGCATTTAGAATTGGCATGGCAGTCACTAAAAGTAGTTTGAAATTGTACGAAAATTTTTATAACTCTGACATAATAATAGCATCACCACTTGGCTTACGTATGATTATTGGTGCTGAAGGAGAATCATCTAGAGATTACGATTTTCTGTCATCTGTTGAAGTGCTGATGTTTGATCAGtctgaaatatttttgatgcaAAATTGGGATCATGTGTTACATATCATGAATCATTTTCACCTACAGCCAAAGGAGGCACATGGTACAGATTTACAGCGAGTGCGTAACTGGTCAATCAACGGCTTGTCTAAACATTATagacaaacaatattattctcatCTTGTAAATTACCTAATTTGATGGCCATATTAAAGAATAGGTGTGCAAGTTATGGTGGCTCGGTCAGTGTAGTGAATCCAATCATAACTGGTACTATAAGCCATGTCGTTTGCAGTCTTAAACAATTTTACCATAAACTGAATTCAAAAACGCCAACTGAATCTATTAAACAgagatttgaatattttataaataaaatacttacacAACTTCAAGCCTCAAGTGAAAAACATGTGTTAATCTATGTTCCttcttattttgattttgtgtgtattagaaattatttgaaaacagaAGATTACAGTTTTGTACAAATTAGTGAGTACACCAAACCAGGAAAAGTAGCCAGAGCTCGAGATTTGTTTTATCATGGCGAATGTCAAATTCTACTGTATTCTGAgcgttttcatttttataacagAACTAAAATTCgtggtattgaaaatattattttttatcaactacCCACAATCGCCGGGTTCTACAGTGAACTTTGTAATTCAATCATAGACAACGATGGCTGTACTCGAAACATTACAGCACTCTACTCGCATTATGACGCATGCGTGTTGACTTCAATAGTTGGAACTCAAAGAGCTAAATACATGTTGACTTCAGAgcaaaaaatacatatgtttcattcaggaacataa